The following proteins are co-located in the Verrucomicrobiota bacterium genome:
- a CDS encoding DUF1501 domain-containing protein: protein MDSTGTGSLSLRDAVSRRELLRAGGLGCLGLALPSLIRAAPAVPRPATASFGRAKSCLLIFLTG from the coding sequence GTGGATTCCACCGGCACAGGGTCGCTCTCGCTGCGCGATGCGGTGTCCCGGCGCGAACTGCTCCGCGCCGGCGGACTCGGCTGCCTCGGGCTTGCGTTGCCGTCGCTGATTCGCGCTGCGCCGGCGGTTCCAAGACCCGCCACGGCGAGTTTCGGCCGTGCGAAATCCTGTCTGCTCATCTTCCTCACCGGCG
- a CDS encoding radical SAM protein, whose product MSTEAVTTPPASAPGNPGPVSAPAPLGPVPRARKSALQLFREVLDHGGPGYLQFAITNICNADCDFCGFARSKFDPKARRSVTLQEARDVVDIALRNHIGYLLFVGGEPMVHRDLRAMTRYAAERGIHPMICTNGGLWTEDNMRGLVDDGLSSVIMSIDAHDIGRHEQNRGLPDVCRKIKRANEFFHGAGVQTTASITASRLIEDYDKLPAFLESLGFRSCTFSYPLTSLASSYLSFSDSGLVNFSKDELIALFDKIKQMKHRSGYPVVNPTESLSEMQRHLRGEREKFGCLGGHKYFYLDWNLDLYRCHAWDKPMCKVHEWDESKLIRDGCTKCMIDCYRDPSVLQFVAISTSDAWNAAKQGRVLTAARHVFDPRNLTSIRAVWEDRKWIGGV is encoded by the coding sequence ATGAGCACCGAAGCCGTCACAACCCCGCCGGCGTCCGCGCCCGGCAATCCAGGTCCCGTGTCCGCGCCCGCTCCCCTCGGTCCGGTGCCGCGGGCGCGGAAGTCCGCGCTCCAGCTCTTCCGCGAGGTGCTCGATCACGGCGGCCCCGGCTATCTGCAGTTCGCCATCACGAACATCTGCAACGCCGACTGCGACTTCTGCGGCTTCGCGCGCTCGAAGTTCGACCCGAAGGCGCGCCGCAGCGTGACGTTGCAGGAAGCGAGGGACGTGGTGGACATCGCGCTCCGCAATCACATCGGCTACCTGCTGTTCGTCGGCGGCGAGCCGATGGTGCACCGCGATTTGCGCGCGATGACGCGCTACGCGGCGGAACGCGGCATCCACCCGATGATCTGCACCAACGGCGGCTTGTGGACCGAGGACAACATGCGCGGCCTCGTGGACGACGGGCTGTCGAGCGTGATCATGTCCATCGACGCGCACGACATCGGCAGGCACGAGCAGAACCGCGGCCTGCCCGACGTGTGCCGCAAGATCAAGCGCGCGAACGAATTCTTCCACGGCGCGGGCGTGCAGACCACCGCGAGCATCACCGCGAGCCGGCTGATCGAGGATTACGACAAGCTGCCCGCGTTCCTCGAGTCGCTCGGATTCCGGAGTTGCACGTTCAGCTACCCGCTCACGTCGCTGGCTTCGAGCTACCTGAGCTTCAGCGACAGCGGGCTGGTGAACTTCTCGAAAGACGAACTCATCGCGCTTTTCGACAAGATCAAGCAGATGAAGCATCGCAGCGGCTACCCGGTGGTGAACCCGACCGAGTCGCTCTCCGAAATGCAGCGGCACCTGCGCGGCGAGCGCGAGAAGTTCGGGTGCCTCGGTGGGCACAAGTATTTTTATCTCGACTGGAACCTCGACCTCTACCGCTGCCACGCGTGGGACAAGCCCATGTGCAAAGTCCACGAGTGGGACGAGTCCAAGCTCATCCGCGACGGCTGCACCAAGTGCATGATTGACTGTTACCGCGACCCGAGCGTGCTGCAATTCGTGGCCATCAGCACGAGCGACGCGTGGAACGCGGCGAAGCAGGGCAGGGTGCTCACCGCGGCGAGGCACGTCTTCGACCCGCGCAACCTGACTTCGATCAGGGCCGTGTGGGAGGACCGGAAGTGGATCGGCGGGGTGTGA